A part of Amblyraja radiata isolate CabotCenter1 chromosome 23, sAmbRad1.1.pri, whole genome shotgun sequence genomic DNA contains:
- the tti1 gene encoding TELO2-interacting protein 1 homolog: MAIFDTPKEAFSALRPICVKITKEQTITNVQCLQSQLQNVGDAALQDLQEYVLFPLTFALKTPGPKQDRFLQIVMECIHFIISRTCVRRQQLLCELFSDLTLCLSSPGNHGKLTIISEELKMAAVKGLDALLHSAYGDIVLSLYEPDMLPVQGFVISVLLTIAEHEKSRQLQILALKCLLTLILQCDCSEMHCSFDNSELIQVGNQLASFLPGITLGMTRIISGDVKQGHLVTTYAIRVWYKVVCLVMANEQLSNNILHDKKMNFAKASKHAELVICRKPEWVNSTASKLEVLLQKLCSCAAGNQHWKVRLELVELVHHLLSHCNKSLKESISHLLEVLVRLVGDERPEVQTRCTQVLRHVSEQCVVWENKDFADVLSDNLHALATALPRLMRTQDDQSKLTSLNLLLGYIKLLGSKVNVVLNSTVHLGRLSKALVQILELDVTDVRIVEERQLTSEAAGLQQPTPCSTLDKPATQKKYFKYFNEERVFTLLQQICRVLGYYGNLYLLVDHFMELYQESAMYRKQAALVINELLLGSAGLDVCILHERETPVSTDDFKAVITSIVEEYTSMNNWHLVTSLESEYEAGLDKNQPRYQDFTEGFHSYSQFSTLTVHTMNSNIWQICIQLEGIGYFARVLNKGFCLLLMTTLYPVLEKVGAETLLISQMARGTLVDICQACDYESIRELINQNLDYLVNTISLNLRRLVQHPHTPGVISVMFSYSDASFLPLVDDVVQDVLLSLDLYHNEKAQLIFTVLHSLLMALACWFPPMDPVQKMGKSHKASRSDTTAEEIQCFFQQYQNLKRLAEGDIEGIDLDQAECETPNQADSNASYDPPDVKKELPAHIRIAKDVMERCIHLLSDKNIKLRLKVLDVLELCVIVLQNNLNELLPMIHRAWNPLVQRLINDESLVVLRAFKVLCTLADTGGDFLRSRVSKDILPNVTRSLASQAKASVKAGPIYSHTLSYKLQLAVLQGLGKLCEKLELCESDLDVVASTCLPYLSSRQPRKLQEAACSVFYHLAEVDPDATWLIVNELYCPDVYNPPHTSLPPIQLSGMGKQRNEFMDNVVQLLHNL; encoded by the exons ATGGCCATCTTTGACACGCCAAAGGAGGCTTTTAGTGCCTTGCGTCCAATATGTGTTAAGATAACGAAGGAACAGACCATTACTAATGTACAGTGCCTTCAGTCACAGCTGCAGAATGTTGGAGATGCGGCATTACAGGATCTGCAGGAGTATGTATTGTTTCCACTTACATTTGCACTGAAGACACCTGGTCCAAAGCAAGACAGATTTCTTCAAATTGTCATGGAGTgtattcattttattatttctagAACATGTGTGCGGAGACAGCAGCTCCTCTGTGAGCTGTTCTCTGACCTGACCCTTTGCCTGTCCTCCCCAGGCAACCATGGAAAGCTGACCATAATCTCGGAAGAGCTTAAAATGGCTGCTGTCAAAGGACTTGATGCCCTACTGCACTCAGCTTATGGTGACATTGTGCTAAGTTTGTATGAGCCAGACATGCTACCTGTCCAAGGATTTGTTATCTCAGTGCTCTTAACCATCGCTGAACATGAAAAATCAAGACAGCTTCAGATTCTTGCTCTGAAATGTTTGTTGACCCTGATTTTGCAATGTGATTGTTCTGAAATGCACTGTTCTTTTGACAACAGTGAACTGATTCAGGTTGGAAATCAACTTGCCTCGTTTTTGCCTGGGATCACTTTAGGAATGACGCGCATTATCTCTGGAGATGTTAAACAGGGTCATTTAGTAACAACCTATGCCATCAGAGTTTGGTATAAGGTGGTGTGTTTAGTCATGGCCAATGAACAACTGTCCAACAACATCCTTCATGACAAGAAAATGAATTTTGCAAAAGCGAGTAAACATGCTGAACTTGTAATCTGCAGAAAACCAGAATGGGTAAATAGCACTGCAAGCAAACTAGAGGTGCTTTTGCAGAAATTATGCAGTTGTGCTGCTGGCAACCAACACTGGAAAGTACGGTTAGAATTGGTTGAATTGGTTCATCATTTGTTGTCACACTGTAACAAATCACTCAAGGAATCCATCAGCCATCTGTTGGAGGTTCTTGTGAGACTCGTAGGTGATGAGAGACCAGAGGTGCAAACAAGATGTACTCAGGTTTTGAGACATGTCTCTGAGCAGTGCGTGGTGTGGGAAAACAAAGATTTTGCAGATGTGCTATCAGATAATTTGCATGCACTTGCAACAGCCCTTCCAAGACTCATGAGAACTCAAGATGACCAGAGTAAATTGACATCATTAAACTTGTTACTTGGCTACATAAAATTATTAGGCAGTAAAGTCAATGTTGTTCTTAACTCAACGGTTCATCTTGGGCGTCTTTCAAAAGCACTGGTACAAATCCTAGAATTGGATGTGACGGATGTGCGGATTGTGGAAGAAAGGCAATTGACTTCTGAAGCTGCAGGTCTCCAGCAGCCAACACCCTGCTCAACATTGGACAAGCCGGCTACACAGAAAAAATACTTCAAATATTTTAACGAAGAACGTGTATTTACATTGCTTCAGCAGATTTGCAGGGTTTTGGGTTATTATGGTAATCTCTATCTGCTGGTGGATCACTTTATGGAATTATACCAAGAGTCTGCAATGTACAGAAAACAAGCTGCATTGGTGATTAATGAACTATTGCTGGGAAGTGCTGGATTAGATGTGTGTATTCTGCATGAACGAGAAACTCCAGTTAGTACAGATGATTTTAAGGCAGTCATCACATCTATTGTTGAGGAATATACAAGTATGAACAACTGGCATTTGGTAACAAGTCTGGAGTCCGAATATGAAGCTGGCCTTGATAAAAACCAACCAAGATATCaagattttactgaaggattccaCAGTTATTCCCAATTCTCAACTTTAACAGTTCATACTATGAACAGTAATATCTGGCAAATCTGCATCCAACTTGAAGGGATTGGTTATTTTGCTCGAGTGTTAAATAAGGGATTCTGTCTGCTTTTAATGACTACTCTTTACCCAGTGTTAGAAAAGGTTGGAGCTGAAACTTTACTTATTAGTCAAATGGCCAGAGGTACATTGGTAGACATATGCCAAGCCTGTGACTATGAGTCAATTCGTGAACTGATAAATCAGAATTTGGACTATTTAGTGAACACCATTTCACTGAATTTGAGAAGACTAGTTCAGCACCCTCATACACCCGGTGTTATCAGCGTCATGTTTAGCTATTCTGATGCCAGCTTTCTACCTTTGGTTGATGATGTGGTTCAGGATGTGCTCTTGTCACTTGATCTTTATCACAATGAAAAAGCTCAGCTAATTTTCACTGTCCTCCACTCCCTATTAATGGCCTTAG CTTGCTGGTTTCCACCTATGGATCCTGTTCAGAAAATGGGGAAATCTCATAAAGCCAGCAGATCTGATACCACAGCAGAAGAAATCCAGTGCTTTTTCCAGCAATATCAGAACCTAAAACGTCTAGCAGAGGGGGATATTGAAGGGATCGATCTGGACCAAGCAG AATGTGAAACTCCCAATCAAGCTGATTCCAACGCTAGCTATGACCCCCCTGATGTGAAGAAAGAGCTACCAGCACATATTCGCATTGCCAAGGATGTGATGGAAAGATGCATTCATCTCTTATCAGACAAAAACATTAAACTGCGACTGAAG GTCTTGGATGTTTTGGAACTGTGTGTGATTGTTCTTCAGAATAATCTGAATGAACTGCTTCCAATGATACACCGTGCATGGAATCCACTGGTACAAAGATTGATCAATGATGAATCCCTCGTTGTCCTCAGGGCATTCAAG GTGCTGTGCACCTTGGCTGATACTGGTGGAGATTTCCTGAGGAGCCGAGTTTCTAAAGACATTTTGCCAAACGTGACCAGATCTTTAGCAAGTCAAGCCAAGGCCAGTGTCAAGGCTGGGCCCATTTATAGCCACACTCTGTCCTACAAACTTCAATTAGCTGTGCTTCAGGGCCTTGGAAAACTATGTGAGAAATTGGAACTTT GTGAGAGTGACCTCGATGTGGTAGCTAGCACCTGTTTACCATACCTGAGCAGCAGGCAGCCACGGAAACTTCAGGAAGCAGCCTGCAG TGTTTTTTACCATCTAGCTGAAGTTGATCCTGATGCGACTTGGCTCATTGTGAATGAACTTTATTGCCCAGATGTTTACAATCCACCACATACTAGCCTTCCGCCCATCCAGCTCTCTGGAATGGGTAAACAAAGGAATGAATTCATGGATAACGTTGTTCAACTTCTGCATAATTTATGA